The proteins below come from a single Burkholderia humptydooensis genomic window:
- a CDS encoding MFS transporter gives MPDQSPDLASPASGHRRLPASTRQRARAATMALFFVAGMMYASWGVHVPTVRDKFALSPALLSFALLAVAIGSIVAMTTNARWIARVGSRTACLAGGLAMSACGALILVVPTYPLLLAVLALFGFSMATLDVAMNAEASAVESAFGKPIMSMLHGMFSVGGMAGAAAGGALLSAGMASAVHLALAALVSALVLGLACPAVLPHAPHAAAAHGGPRANRWRSPALWALGAIALVALIAEGAMYDWATVYMRDVVLASPAFSSAAYAAFSGGMAAARFAGDAVRARFGAPQLVCASATLACVGMIGALALPYPVVALIGFTLMGLGLANMMPVLFAAAARVEGIHAAEGLAHVAGLAYFGMLFGPVAIGAVTQAANLSVGLSIVALCAALVAIVAPKALSRLKI, from the coding sequence GTGCCCGACCAGTCACCCGATCTCGCTTCGCCCGCCTCCGGCCATCGCCGGCTTCCCGCCTCCACCCGTCAGCGCGCGAGAGCGGCAACGATGGCGCTCTTCTTCGTCGCAGGCATGATGTATGCCTCGTGGGGCGTGCACGTGCCGACGGTGCGCGACAAGTTCGCGCTGTCGCCCGCGCTGCTGTCGTTCGCACTCCTCGCGGTCGCGATCGGCTCAATCGTCGCGATGACGACCAACGCGCGCTGGATCGCGCGCGTCGGATCGCGCACCGCGTGCCTCGCGGGCGGCCTCGCGATGTCCGCGTGCGGCGCGCTGATCCTCGTCGTGCCGACCTACCCGCTGCTGCTCGCGGTGCTCGCGCTGTTCGGCTTCTCGATGGCGACGCTCGACGTCGCGATGAACGCCGAGGCGAGCGCCGTCGAATCGGCATTCGGCAAGCCGATCATGTCAATGCTGCACGGGATGTTCAGCGTCGGGGGGATGGCGGGCGCGGCGGCGGGCGGCGCGCTGCTGTCGGCCGGCATGGCGAGCGCCGTGCATCTCGCGCTCGCCGCGCTCGTGAGCGCGCTTGTGCTCGGGCTCGCGTGCCCGGCCGTGCTGCCGCACGCGCCGCACGCGGCCGCCGCGCACGGCGGCCCGCGCGCGAACCGCTGGCGCTCGCCTGCGCTGTGGGCGCTCGGTGCGATCGCACTCGTCGCGTTGATCGCCGAAGGCGCGATGTACGACTGGGCGACTGTTTACATGCGCGACGTCGTCCTGGCGTCGCCGGCATTCTCGAGCGCCGCCTATGCGGCGTTCTCGGGCGGCATGGCCGCCGCGCGCTTTGCGGGCGATGCGGTCCGCGCACGTTTCGGCGCGCCGCAGCTCGTCTGCGCGAGCGCGACGCTCGCGTGCGTCGGCATGATCGGCGCGCTCGCGCTGCCGTATCCTGTCGTCGCGCTCATCGGCTTCACGCTGATGGGCCTCGGCCTCGCCAACATGATGCCCGTGCTGTTCGCCGCCGCCGCGCGGGTCGAAGGCATCCATGCGGCCGAAGGGCTCGCGCACGTCGCGGGGCTCGCGTACTTCGGGATGCTGTTCGGGCCGGTTGCGATCGGCGCGGTCACGCAGGCGGCCAACCTGTCGGTCGGGCTGTCGATTGTTGCGCTGTGCGCGGCGCTCGTCGCAATCGTCGCGCCGAAGGCGTTGAGCCGGCTGAAGATCTGA
- a CDS encoding MBL fold metallo-hydrolase, producing MKVTLIPVTPFQQNCSLLVCEKTGRAAVVDPGGDLELIEQEVARQSVQVEKVLLTHGHVDHCAGAKRLAAHYGVPIEGPHEDERFWIEKLPMQSERFGFPAAEAFEPDRWLDDGDTVTFGEETLEVYHCPGHAPGHVVFFSRAHRLAIVGDVLFAGSIGRTDFPRGNHADLIRSIREKLWPLGDDVTFVPGHGPVSTFGNERRTNPFVADGVAG from the coding sequence CAGAACTGCTCGCTGCTCGTTTGCGAGAAGACAGGGCGCGCCGCCGTCGTCGATCCCGGAGGCGATCTCGAACTGATCGAGCAGGAAGTCGCCCGGCAGAGCGTGCAGGTCGAGAAGGTGCTGCTCACGCACGGTCACGTCGACCATTGCGCGGGCGCGAAGCGGCTCGCCGCGCATTACGGCGTGCCGATCGAGGGGCCGCACGAGGACGAGCGCTTCTGGATCGAGAAGCTGCCGATGCAAAGCGAACGCTTCGGCTTTCCGGCCGCCGAAGCGTTCGAGCCGGACCGCTGGCTCGACGATGGCGATACCGTGACGTTCGGCGAAGAGACGCTCGAGGTCTATCATTGCCCAGGGCACGCGCCGGGCCACGTCGTGTTCTTCAGCCGCGCGCATCGGCTCGCGATCGTCGGCGACGTGCTGTTCGCCGGCTCGATCGGCCGCACCGACTTCCCGCGCGGCAACCACGCGGACCTGATCCGCTCGATCCGCGAAAAACTCTGGCCGCTCGGCGACGACGTCACGTTCGTACCCGGCCACGGCCCCGTGTCGACGTTCGGCAACGAGCGCCGCACGAATCCGTTCGTCGCAGACGGAGTGGCGGGATGA
- a CDS encoding HugZ family pyridoxamine 5'-phosphate oxidase, which translates to MNISAALPLHLLHRNALGTLATHTRAPEGYPYPTVVPYAVDARHRPVVLVSGLAEHTRNLAADPRAGFLVVDGLGDAAGAADSVLEAERATLVGRFEPAGADPHVTARYLRYHPDGERYLALGDFTFWALACERLRYIGGFGRMGWLDATELDALAPVGCDDERALWDEYDASPERRAGLELLGVDRYGADWRLNGRRRRTPFDAPKMDAEALSAALREAAAVSLT; encoded by the coding sequence GTGAACATTTCCGCCGCCTTACCGCTTCATTTGCTTCACCGCAATGCGCTCGGCACGCTCGCGACGCACACGCGCGCGCCCGAAGGCTATCCGTATCCGACCGTGGTGCCGTACGCGGTCGACGCGCGGCACCGGCCGGTCGTGCTCGTGAGCGGGCTCGCCGAGCATACGCGCAATCTCGCGGCCGATCCGCGCGCCGGGTTTCTCGTCGTCGACGGTCTGGGCGACGCGGCGGGCGCGGCGGACAGCGTGCTCGAGGCGGAGCGCGCCACGCTCGTCGGCCGCTTCGAGCCGGCTGGCGCCGATCCGCACGTGACCGCGCGCTATCTGCGCTATCACCCGGACGGCGAGCGCTATCTCGCGCTCGGCGACTTCACGTTCTGGGCGCTCGCGTGCGAGCGGCTGCGCTATATCGGCGGATTCGGGCGGATGGGATGGCTCGACGCAACCGAGCTGGACGCGCTCGCGCCCGTCGGCTGTGACGACGAGCGCGCGCTATGGGACGAGTACGACGCGTCGCCGGAGCGGCGCGCGGGGCTCGAACTGCTCGGCGTCGACCGTTACGGCGCGGACTGGCGCTTGAACGGGCGCAGGCGCCGCACGCCGTTCGACGCGCCGAAAATGGATGCCGAAGCGTTGTCCGCGGCGCTGCGCGAGGCCGCCGCCGTTTCGCTCACGTAA
- a CDS encoding exonuclease, which translates to MSAAPTMPIREIYVSTDVEADGPIPGPHSMLSFASAAFTEDKQLIATFSANLELLPGAAAHPVQDAWWRTQPEAWAACRRDLQAPEAALAAYVEWVEALPGKPVFVAMPAGFDFTFMFWYMMRFTGRCPFSWSALDIKTLAFAITGLPYRKAIKPRFPKHWFDDHPHTHIALDDAIEQGALFCNMLADLRALQTAKASAPPVEEADESAQNAADGPRN; encoded by the coding sequence ATGAGCGCCGCGCCGACTATGCCGATCCGCGAAATCTACGTGAGCACCGACGTCGAGGCGGACGGCCCGATCCCGGGCCCGCATTCGATGCTGAGCTTCGCATCCGCCGCGTTCACCGAGGACAAGCAGTTGATCGCGACCTTCTCCGCGAATCTCGAGCTGCTGCCGGGCGCGGCGGCTCACCCGGTGCAGGATGCCTGGTGGAGGACGCAGCCCGAAGCGTGGGCCGCATGCCGGCGCGATTTGCAGGCGCCGGAGGCGGCGCTCGCCGCGTACGTCGAATGGGTCGAGGCGCTGCCCGGCAAGCCGGTGTTCGTCGCGATGCCGGCGGGCTTCGATTTCACGTTCATGTTCTGGTACATGATGCGCTTCACCGGGCGCTGCCCGTTCTCGTGGTCGGCACTCGACATCAAGACGCTCGCGTTCGCGATCACCGGCCTGCCGTACCGGAAGGCGATCAAGCCGCGCTTCCCGAAGCACTGGTTCGACGACCATCCGCACACGCACATCGCGCTCGACGACGCGATCGAGCAAGGCGCGCTCTTCTGCAACATGCTCGCCGACCTGCGCGCGCTGCAGACGGCGAAGGCGTCGGCGCCGCCCGTCGAAGAAGCTGACGAATCAGCACAAAATGCCGCCGACGGCCCGAGAAATTAG
- a CDS encoding NAD(P)H-dependent flavin oxidoreductase — protein MTSRIATTPFAARFDLRLPLVQAPMVGATTPALVAAASNAGALGSLGGASFAPDKLAAEIAAVRAATRRPFAVNLFVLPDAHPDDAVVRRALGAIDPLRAQFGLPPGAPPARYAPDFRAQLDALVDARVPAASFTFGVLDKDDVARLQAVGTYVIGTATHVAEGLAWRAAGADAICAQGAEAGGHRGTFVGSAEDALVGTMALVPQLVDATELPVLAAGGIMDGRGIAAALALGAQAAQLGTAFLTCAESAIPACWKARLLASDDTSTSVTRAITGRHARGIRNALMAQLTERLDSVAPYPVQNALTQELRQAAARAGDAEYLSLWSGQGAPLGKHRDGAQTAAQLIDALDAEWHATLSRQGISVA, from the coding sequence ATGACTTCCCGTATCGCTACGACTCCGTTCGCCGCCCGTTTCGATTTGCGCCTGCCGCTCGTGCAGGCGCCGATGGTCGGCGCGACGACGCCCGCGCTCGTCGCGGCCGCTTCCAACGCCGGCGCGCTCGGCAGTCTGGGCGGCGCGTCGTTCGCGCCGGACAAGCTGGCCGCCGAGATCGCCGCGGTGCGCGCAGCGACGCGCCGCCCGTTCGCCGTGAATCTGTTCGTGCTGCCCGACGCGCATCCGGACGACGCGGTCGTGCGCCGTGCGCTCGGCGCGATCGATCCGCTGCGCGCGCAGTTCGGGCTGCCGCCCGGCGCGCCGCCGGCGCGCTACGCGCCCGACTTCCGCGCGCAGCTCGACGCGCTAGTCGATGCGCGCGTGCCGGCCGCGAGCTTCACGTTCGGCGTGCTCGATAAAGACGATGTCGCGCGGCTGCAGGCCGTGGGCACGTATGTGATCGGCACCGCGACGCATGTCGCCGAAGGGCTCGCGTGGCGGGCGGCGGGCGCCGACGCGATCTGCGCGCAAGGCGCCGAAGCGGGCGGCCATCGCGGCACGTTCGTCGGCTCGGCCGAAGACGCGCTCGTCGGCACGATGGCGCTCGTGCCGCAGCTCGTCGACGCGACGGAGCTGCCGGTGCTCGCGGCGGGCGGCATCATGGACGGGCGCGGGATCGCCGCCGCGCTTGCGCTCGGCGCGCAGGCGGCGCAGCTCGGCACCGCGTTCCTCACGTGCGCGGAAAGCGCGATTCCGGCGTGCTGGAAAGCGCGTCTGCTCGCGAGCGACGATACGTCGACGTCCGTCACGCGCGCGATCACGGGCCGTCATGCGCGCGGCATCCGCAATGCGCTGATGGCGCAACTGACCGAGCGACTCGATTCGGTCGCGCCCTATCCGGTGCAAAACGCGTTGACGCAGGAGTTGCGGCAAGCCGCCGCGCGTGCGGGCGACGCCGAGTATTTGTCGTTGTGGTCCGGCCAGGGGGCGCCGCTCGGCAAGCACCGCGATGGAGCGCAAACGGCCGCTCAATTGATCGACGCGCTCGACGCCGAATGGCACGCGACCCTTTCTCGCCAGGGTATTTCGGTAGCCTGA
- a CDS encoding H-NS histone family protein — protein sequence MSSYKDLLAQREKLEKQIEEAKSREYAEVLGDVKQKIADYGFTLAELGLGRGKAGKAGRPRAGVAAKYRDPESGATWSGRGKPPRWIAGKNREQFAI from the coding sequence ATGTCTTCTTACAAGGACCTTCTCGCTCAGCGAGAGAAGCTAGAGAAGCAGATCGAAGAAGCCAAGTCGCGCGAATACGCGGAGGTATTGGGCGACGTCAAGCAAAAGATCGCCGATTACGGTTTCACGCTCGCAGAACTCGGTCTCGGTCGTGGCAAAGCTGGAAAGGCGGGTCGTCCCCGCGCCGGTGTCGCGGCGAAATACCGCGACCCGGAATCCGGCGCGACCTGGTCAGGCCGCGGGAAGCCTCCTCGCTGGATCGCCGGCAAGAATCGCGAGCAATTCGCAATCTGA
- a CDS encoding branched-chain amino acid ABC transporter substrate-binding protein has product MNIKMQKLLPISAAAMLLAAAATNAAADQVVKIGHVAPLTGGIAHLGKDNENGARLAVEEINAKGLMIGGQKVTLQLDAQDDAADPRTATQVAQKLVDDKVVAVVGHLNSGTSIPASKIYSDAGIVQISPSATNPAYTQQGFKTTYRVVATDAQQGPALANYARSKGIKSVAVVDDSTAYGQGLANEFEKKAKALGLKVVSHDATNDKAVDFRAILTKIKGENPDAVMYGGMDATGGPFAKQAKQLGLRAKIFAGDGVCTEKLADLAGDATDNVVCSEAGASLEKMPGGAAFRAKYEKRFGQPIQIYAPFTYDAVYIIADAMKRANSTDPAKIVAAMPKTNYTGVIGTTTFDSKGDLQHGVISLYDYKNGKKSFLDEVKM; this is encoded by the coding sequence ATGAATATCAAGATGCAAAAGCTGCTGCCGATCAGCGCGGCGGCTATGCTGTTGGCTGCAGCCGCCACGAACGCTGCCGCCGACCAGGTCGTCAAGATCGGCCATGTCGCACCGTTGACGGGCGGGATCGCCCACCTTGGTAAGGACAACGAAAATGGTGCGCGCCTCGCGGTCGAGGAGATCAACGCAAAGGGTCTCATGATCGGCGGCCAGAAGGTGACGCTCCAGCTCGACGCACAGGACGACGCGGCCGACCCGCGCACCGCAACGCAAGTCGCGCAGAAGCTCGTCGACGACAAGGTCGTCGCGGTCGTCGGCCACCTGAACTCGGGGACGTCGATCCCGGCCTCGAAGATCTACAGCGATGCGGGCATCGTGCAGATCTCGCCGTCGGCGACGAATCCGGCGTACACGCAGCAAGGCTTCAAGACGACCTACCGCGTCGTCGCGACCGATGCGCAGCAGGGCCCGGCGCTCGCGAACTACGCGCGCTCGAAGGGAATCAAGAGCGTCGCCGTCGTCGACGATTCGACGGCCTACGGGCAGGGTCTTGCGAACGAGTTCGAGAAGAAGGCGAAGGCGCTCGGCCTGAAGGTGGTGTCGCATGACGCGACGAACGACAAGGCGGTCGATTTCCGCGCGATCCTGACGAAGATCAAGGGTGAAAATCCGGATGCCGTGATGTACGGCGGCATGGACGCGACGGGCGGCCCGTTCGCGAAGCAGGCGAAGCAGCTCGGCCTGCGCGCGAAGATCTTCGCGGGCGACGGCGTCTGCACGGAAAAGCTCGCGGACCTCGCGGGCGATGCGACTGACAACGTCGTGTGCTCGGAAGCGGGCGCGTCGCTGGAAAAAATGCCGGGCGGCGCGGCGTTCAGGGCGAAGTACGAGAAGCGCTTCGGCCAGCCGATCCAGATCTACGCGCCGTTCACGTATGACGCGGTATACATCATCGCCGACGCGATGAAGCGCGCGAACTCGACGGACCCGGCGAAGATCGTCGCGGCGATGCCGAAGACGAACTACACCGGCGTGATCGGCACGACGACCTTCGATTCGAAGGGCGACCTGCAACACGGCGTGATTTCGCTGTACGACTACAAGAACGGCAAGAAGTCGTTCCTGGACGAAGTGAAGATGTAA
- a CDS encoding Lrp/AsnC family transcriptional regulator has product MTLDTFSQKILRLLQLDARRSVQEISDQVGLSSTPCWRRIKDMEQSGVIQRYTALLDREKLGLHICALAHVHLTRHNEGGVEQFEREIATCPEVTECYSTTGEADYILKIVAPDIKAYDIFLHERIFKIPAVSQVRTSVVLREIKFDTQLPL; this is encoded by the coding sequence GTGACCCTCGATACCTTTTCGCAAAAAATCCTTCGCCTGTTGCAGCTCGACGCGCGCCGCTCCGTGCAGGAGATCTCCGATCAGGTCGGCCTCTCCAGCACGCCGTGCTGGCGCCGCATCAAGGATATGGAGCAGTCCGGCGTGATCCAGCGCTACACCGCCCTCCTCGATCGCGAGAAGCTCGGGCTCCATATCTGCGCGCTCGCGCACGTTCACCTGACCCGCCACAACGAAGGCGGCGTCGAGCAGTTCGAGCGGGAGATCGCGACCTGCCCCGAGGTGACCGAGTGCTACAGCACGACGGGCGAGGCCGATTACATCCTCAAGATCGTCGCCCCGGACATCAAGGCTTACGACATCTTCCTGCACGAGCGGATCTTCAAGATTCCTGCCGTTTCGCAGGTGCGCACGAGCGTCGTGCTGCGCGAGATCAAGTTCGATACGCAGTTGCCGCTCTGA
- a CDS encoding cation diffusion facilitator family transporter, with product MSTFSNDDLASEKQVVARKSTFVSIVLNVILATLQVVVGVIAHSQALIADGVHSLSDLVSDFVVLLANRHSGAKPDADHNYGHSRYETVASFFLGAILIAVGVGMLWRAGDRLVHLENIPPVHASALAVAVVVLLSKEGLFRYMLREAQRVRSAMLVANAWHARSDAASSLVVAIGIVGSLAGVRLLDPIAAAIVGFMVARMGWTFGWGALQDLSDRALDENASAEIRALIVSTPGVRDVHDLRTRKMGDSALVDAHILVDPMMSVSEGHYIAEAVRARALTDRRVLDALIHVDPEHDVARRAVLDLPPRDRIEGQIETALEKAGLKASTINLHYLSTGLEIDITLAPGASGDREGDHDPAARLDIEALKRLFGARRLSISRALVSSDAAAVGRPF from the coding sequence ATGTCTACGTTTTCAAATGACGACCTGGCGTCGGAAAAACAGGTCGTCGCCCGCAAGAGTACATTCGTCAGCATCGTCCTCAACGTGATTCTGGCGACGCTGCAGGTGGTCGTCGGTGTTATTGCGCATTCCCAGGCTTTGATTGCCGATGGCGTCCACTCTTTGTCGGATCTGGTTTCCGATTTTGTGGTGCTGCTCGCCAACCGGCATAGCGGCGCAAAACCGGACGCCGACCACAATTACGGCCACAGCCGTTATGAAACGGTTGCTTCATTCTTTCTCGGCGCAATCCTGATCGCGGTCGGCGTCGGGATGTTGTGGCGCGCGGGCGACCGGCTCGTGCATCTCGAAAACATCCCGCCCGTCCACGCGAGCGCGCTCGCGGTCGCGGTGGTCGTGCTGCTGTCGAAGGAGGGGCTGTTCCGCTACATGCTGCGCGAGGCGCAGCGCGTGCGCTCGGCGATGCTCGTCGCGAATGCATGGCATGCGCGTTCGGACGCCGCGTCGTCGCTCGTCGTCGCGATCGGCATCGTCGGCAGTCTTGCCGGCGTGCGTCTTCTCGACCCGATTGCCGCGGCGATCGTCGGCTTCATGGTCGCGCGGATGGGCTGGACGTTCGGCTGGGGCGCGCTGCAGGATCTGTCGGATCGCGCGCTCGACGAGAACGCGTCGGCCGAAATCCGCGCGCTCATCGTATCGACGCCCGGCGTGCGCGACGTGCACGATTTGCGCACGCGCAAGATGGGCGATTCGGCGCTCGTCGATGCGCATATCCTCGTCGATCCGATGATGTCCGTCTCCGAGGGGCACTACATCGCGGAGGCCGTGCGCGCGCGCGCGCTCACCGACCGGCGCGTGCTCGACGCGCTGATCCACGTCGACCCCGAGCACGACGTTGCGCGCCGCGCGGTGCTCGACCTGCCGCCGCGCGATCGGATCGAAGGGCAGATCGAGACGGCGCTCGAGAAGGCGGGGCTGAAGGCGAGCACGATCAACCTGCACTACCTGAGCACGGGGCTCGAAATCGACATCACGCTTGCGCCGGGCGCAAGCGGGGATCGGGAAGGCGACCACGATCCGGCCGCTCGTTTGGACATCGAAGCATTGAAGCGGCTGTTCGGCGCGCGACGCCTCAGCATTTCGCGCGCGCTCGTGTCGAGCGACGCGGCGGCGGTCGGCCGGCCGTTCTGA